The Sulfolobus islandicus Y.N.15.51 sequence CATTCTAACAAGTTGCATATAAGATTTTAAACTCACGATAACGTTAAATGAATACTAGATTAATATATCTTATGTCTGTTAATCAGAAGGAAATTGAGATTGCAATAGAATATTTTAAAAATTACGTTTCCGTGGGTGAGATAGCAGCTACAATGGATCTTAAGGCTAGGGGCATTTCCAACCCTCAAGCTGTAATATCTAAGCTAATAGAAATGG is a genomic window containing:
- a CDS encoding PolB1-binding protein PBP2 family protein, which translates into the protein MNTRLIYLMSVNQKEIEIAIEYFKNYVSVGEIAATMDLKARGISNPQAVISKLIEMGIIEKGEGCYNLVRKSMDKK